In Uranotaenia lowii strain MFRU-FL chromosome 2, ASM2978415v1, whole genome shotgun sequence, one genomic interval encodes:
- the LOC129745269 gene encoding serine protease snake-like — protein sequence MIIISTALRPSVCCLVLLWCTISGIVVKAERIAETKCKEWYEATKTISLAIPLTLDPPTYRLESSNCSNSVGLIVGGKEAEEGEFPHQALLGYNITEESPKTTDRYDFQCGGSLISERFVLTAAHCMKYAKPVVVRLGVLEIADGDDGSFDYGIDFIRKHPNYINAASYHDIALIKLSTVVSFEQTIVPACLWTEMAITVDSVIASGFGHTKFGNDKISPILRKVKLDFLDRSQCENQFNGLRNFRRGILPQQLCIGSKRGGRDTCQGDSGGPVQTVRDPSQSCVFHVIGVTSVGSFCGTGQSPAVYTRVASYIDWIEEVVWKSGAIE from the exons ATGATCATTATCTCAACGGCATTGCGGCCAAGCGTATGCTGCTTAGTATTGCTCTGGTGCACCATCAGTGGAATTGTTGTTAAAG cCGAGCGAATCGCAGAAACAA AATGTAAGGAATGGTATGAGGCAACCAAAACCATTTCGCTGGCCATTCCGCTGACTCTGGATCCACCCACGTATCGGCTGGAATCGAGTAACTGCAGCAATTCGGTGGGATTGATCGTAGGCGGAAAGGAAGCTGAAGAAGGTGAATTTCCTCACCAGGCCCTCTTGGGTTATAACATTACGGAAGAAAGTCCAAAGACCACGGATCGGTATGATTTCCAATGCGGTGGATCATTGATCAGCGAACGTTTTGTACTGACTGCGGCACACTGTATGAAATACGCCAAACCCGTCGTAGTTCGGCTGGGAGTTTTGGAAATCGCAGACGGAGATGATGGGTCGTTCGATTACGGAATCGATTTCATACGAAAACATCCAAACTATATCAATGCAGCTTCCTATCACGATATTGCACTCATTAAACTGAGCACCGTAGTAAGCTTCGAGCAAACGATAGTGCCGGCCTGCCTGTGGACAGAAATGGCCATCACCGTGGACTCGGTTATTGCTTCCGGATTCGGTCATACCAAGTTTGGAA ATGACAAAATATCTCCCATACTGCGCAAAGTGAAATTGGACTTCCTGGATCGATCCCAATGCGAGAACCAATTCAACGGTCTTCGAAATTTCAGACGGGGCATCCTGCCCCAGCAACTTTGTATCGGAAGCAAGCGAGGAGGGCGCGATACTTGCCAGGGAGATTCCGGAGGGCCAGTTCAGACCGTCAGAGATCCCTCGCAGTCCTGTGTGTTCCACGTAATTGGGGTAACGTCCGTCGGATCGTTCTGTGGAACGGGGCAATCGCCTGCGGTTTACACCCGTGTGGCAAGCTACATCGATTGGATCGAGGAAGTGGTGTGGAAATCGGGGGcaattgaatag